Sequence from the Paeniglutamicibacter cryotolerans genome:
ACCGCAAGGAACCGCGCAAGTACCAGCGCGAAGCCATCGACGACGTCGTCACCGGGTTCCAGGACGGCGACCGCGGCAAGCTGATCATGGCCTGTGGCACCGGCAAGACCTACACCTCGCTGAAGATCGTGGAGGAAATGGTCCCCGTGGGCGGGTCCGCCCTGTTCCTGGTGCCCTCCATCGCGCTGCTGCAGCAGACCCTCAACGAGTGGAGCGCCCAAGCCACCGTCGCCCTGCGTCCCCTGGCGGTGTGCTCGGACACCAAGGTCGGCCGGCGCGAACACGAAGACGTATCGGTGCATGACCTGGCGTTCCCGGCGACCACCGATCCGCAGAAGCTCTTCTACCGGGCCAGCATCAGCACCGGGACCGAGACGGTCACCGTGGTGTTCTCCACCTACCAGTCCATCGACGTCATTGCCCAGGCCCAGGGGCTCGGTTTGCCCGAGTTCGACCTGATCCTGTGCGACGAGGCGCACCGCACCACCGGCATCACCGAGGCCACCCACGATGACTCGGCCTTCGTCCGGGTCCACGACCAGGGGTATTTGAAGGCCAAAAAGCGCCTGTACATGACCGCGACCCCGCGGATCTATGTCCAGGAATCCAAGGCGACGGCCGCGGAGAACGACGTGGCCGTGTACTCCATGGACGATGAGGCCGTGTTCGGCCCCGAGTTCCACCACCTGGGATTCGGCAAGGCCGTGGAAATGGGCCACCTCGCCGACTACAAGGTCCTGGTGCTGGCAGTGAACGAGGAAGCTGTCTCCCGCTCCTTCCAGGGCCTGTTCGAGGAGAACGGGGACCTGTCCCTGGATGACGCCGCCCGGATCGTGGGCTGCTGGAACGGGCTTTCCAAGCGAGGGATCAACGGGGAACGCCTTTCCATCGGGGACAGCTCGCCAATGAACCGGGCGGTCGCGTTCGCGCGGAACATCAAGGAATCCAAGAAGCTTGCCGAGCAATTCGAACTCATCGGACGCCAGCTGCTGGTCGAGGACGAGCAGGCGCTGAAGCTGGAGGCAGAGCACGTCGATGGCACCTTCAATGTGCTGGAGCGCTCGGCGAAGCTCGCCTGGCTGCAGGAACCAGACACCACCAACACCTGCCGGATCCTGTCCAACGCCAAGTGCCTGACCGAGGGCGTGGATGTCCCGTCCCTGGATGCGGTGCTGTTCCTGAATCCGCGCAACTCCCAGGTCGACGTGGTCCAGGCCGTGGGCCGGGTCATGCGCAAGACCGAGGGCAAGGAATACGGGTACATCATCCTGCCCATCGCCGTGCCGGCGACGTCGGATCCGGAAACCGCGCTGAACGACAACAAGAAGTACAAGGTCGTCTGGGACGTGCTCCAGGCGCTGCGCGCCCACGATGATCGGTTCGAGGCGATGATCAACAAGCTGGACCTGAACGGGAATTCCAATGGGAAGATCGATGTCATCACCGTCGCGGACCCCTTCGGTGCCGGTGCCGGCGACGGCCCCGGCGAGGAGGACGGCAGCAAGAAGGCCGACGGGCAGGTCACCGAGGCGCTGTTCCACATGGCCAACGCCGACGAGTGGCGCAACGCGATCTTCGCCCGCATGGTCCGCAAGGTCGGGGACCGCCGCTACTGGGAACAGTGGGCCGAAGACGTCAAGGGCATCGCCGACCGGCACATCATCCGCATCCGCACCATCCTGGAGGGCCCCGATGCGCGGGTCCGCGACGAATTCGCCGTCTTCCTCGACGGGCTGCGCGGGAACCTGAACGCCTCGATCACCGAGAGCGACGCGATCGACATGCTCTCCCAGCACCTGATCACCAAACCGGTGTTCGAGGCATTGTTCGAGGACTACTCCTTCGCAGCGCACAACCCGGTCTCCCAGGTCATGGACTCCATGGTGCAGGTCCTGGAGCAATACAACCTGGACTCCGAGGTGCAGAACCTCGAGGAGTTCTACCGCTCGGTGCGGGTACGCGCCGAGGGCGTGGAAACCGCCGAGGGCAAGCAGAAGATCATTACCGAACTCTACGAGAAGTTCTTCAAGCTCGCCTTCCCCCGCACCGCCGAATCCCTGGGCATCGTCTACACCCCGGTGGAAGTCGTGGACTTCATCCTGCGCGCCGTCAACGACGTGCTGAAAAAGGAATTCGGGGTCTCGATCTCCGACGAGGGCGTGCACGTGCTGGACCCCTTCACCGGCACCGGAACCTTCATCGTGCGCCTGCTGCAATCCGGGCTCATCAAGCCCGAGGACCTGCTGCGCAAGTACACCCACGAACTCCACGCCAACGAACTGCTGCTTATGGCCTACTACATTGCCGCGATCAACATCGAGGCCACCGTCCACGGGCTGCTGCGCGACCACGCCATCGCGGCCGGGACGGATCCCGACGCAGTCGGGTATGCGCCCTTTGACGGGATCGTGCTCACCGATACGTTCCAGATGACCGAGGACGGGGACACCCTTGATGAGCACGTGTTCACCAACAACAACGCACGCGTCACCCGGCAGAACAACCTGGATATCAGGGTCATCATCGGCAACCCGCCGTACTCCGTGGGCCAGAGCAGCGGCAACGACAACAACGCGAATCTCAAGTACCCGACCCTGGACGAATCCATCCGCACCACCTATGCGGAACGCTCCACAGGACGATTGAAGACCTCCCTCTACGACTCTTACATCCGCGCCATCCGCTGGGCCTCCAACCGTGTCCTGAACTCAAACCATGGCGGAGTGGTGTGCTACGTATCCAACGGCGGCTATATCGACGGGAACACCGCCGACGGACTGCGCAAGACCCTCACCGACGAATTCCACGAAATCTACATCTACAACCTGCGCGGGAACCAACGCACCGCCGGGGAACAGAGCCGCAGGGAAGGCGGCAAGATCTTTGACGCCGGCAGCCGTGCCACCGTGGCTGTCATGCTCCTGGTCAAGCGCCCCGGGAAGGTCGACGCATGCCGGCTGAACTACCGGGACATCGGCGATTACCTGGACCGCAAGGAAAAACTGGCCATCATCGGTGGATCTACGCTGGGAAACATCCCCTGGGAACAGGTTACCCCGAACGCCGAGGGCGACTGGATCAACCAACGCAACGACCTCTTCGAGACCTTCACGCCCCTTGGTGCCAAGGATTCCAATGATCCCGCCATCTTCCAAACCTACTCGGGAGGACTCAAGAGCAATCGCGACGTTTGGGTATACAACTCCTCCCAGGAGAAACTGCGGCACAACGTCGAGTCCATGGTCGACTTCTACAACAGCGAAGTCGATCGCTATGCCGATGCAGGAGCAGGACTAGCGGTGGATGGATTCGTTAATAGGGACCCGATGAAGTTCAGCTGGGACCGCGCGGATCGGCAACGGCTTCCTCGGGGAACCAAATACACCGTGGATAGAGATCGTGTATTCGTTTCCGCTTACAGGCCCTTCACCAAGCAGCACGTCCAATTTGAGCGACACCTCAACAACACGGTATATCGACTCCCCGTCATCTTCCCCAAGACAGACACAGACAATGTCGGTTTCTATATTGTTGGCGGTGGGAGCGACAAACCATTCTCGACGTTGATGGTTGATGCGATACCGGACCTTTCATTTTGGGGATCCGGACAAGGCCAGTTCTTCCCTCGTTTCACCTATTCCCAAGTAACCGAAGGCAACGATCTGTTTGCTGAGCTGGAAGCTTCCTCGTCCCATGCCGGTCCACAGCGCATCGACAACATCACTGACGCATCGTTCGTCGACTACTGCAGGGTCTACGGGCCCGAAGTCTCCAAGGACGATATCTTCTACTACGTCTATGGACTCCTAAACTCGGCAGAATACCGCGGCAGGTTCGGGGCAGATCTGAAGAAGATACTCCCTCGCATCCCCAAGGTCTCCGACGAAGCTCGGTTTCGGGCATTCGCTGATGCCGGCCGTCAGCTCGCCGGATTGCACATCGGCTACGAAGACGCCGAGCCATACCCGCTGGTTGAAACCGATACCGGATTGACGCCCCAGGACAACGATTACGCCAAGTATTCCGTGAAGAAGATGAAATACGGCGGCAAAGCGGGGGCCTGGGACAAGACCCGGATCATCTACAACGGGCACATCACCCTCGACGGCATCCCGATCGAAGCCCACCAGTACATGCTGGGCTCCCGATCGGCCATCGACTGGATCCTGGAACGCTACCAAGTCAAGACGGACAAAGCCTCGGGGATCGTGAACGATCCCAACGACTGGTCCCGGGAACACCAGCATCCCCGCTATATCCTTGATCTCATTGGACGGATCGTAGCCGTGAGCATGGAAACGAATCGCATCGTCAACGCCTTGCCGTCACTGGGGCTGGATGAAAAGGGGAAGCAGTTGTGAGTGCCGGAAAATCTGTTCGCCTGTTTCTGGTGGATGGCACCCCTGGTGGTTTGGTGACCGCCGAAATCATGAATTGGACGGGCCATGTCCTGGCCGGCCCACGCAGCGGCATCGCGGAACTAGTCAAACGGCCCGAGGCCAAACGCACCGGTATCTATGTGCTCCTGGGGGAGGGGTCGCCCACCAGCCCCGGCGGGATCAAATCATATATTGGTGAAGGGGACGACATCAGCCGCAGACTCTATGAGCACACCCGCTCGGAGGACAAGGAATTCTGGAACCGCGCCATACTACTGACCAGCAAGGATACAAACCTCACCAAGGCCCACGCTCGCTACCTGGAGGCCCGCCTCATAGCCCTGGGCCACCAGGCAGCACGGTCTGAAATCGTGAACGGAACTGCGCCGACACCGCCGGCGCTGCCGGAATCAGATGTTTCGGACATGGAGTACTTCATCACCCAGGCGCTGATCGCCCTCCCCGTCCTGGGCATCAACATCTTCCGCGCCCCCGCGACGATTCCATCCCCAGCCGAAAACGTGAATGTCTCCGTCAAGACCGCGGAATTCAAACTGAAGCTCTCCAATACGGGAACCATGGCCCGGGCTGTGGAAGTCGATGGGGAGTTCACAGTTCGCGCCGGCTCGCCCGCCCGCGGATCCTGGGTGGGCACGGCCAATGCCGCGGGATATCGCCCGCTGCGCGAAGACCTCGAACGCGAAGGCGCCATCACCATCCGTGATGCGTCGGCGAAGGACGGCGCCATCTTTGCCCGGGACCAGGTCTTCGCCAGCCCCAGCGCCGCGGCAGCGGTAATCCTGGGCCGGGCCTCCAACGGCCGCAAGGAATGGATCGAAACAACGAGCCAGCGTACCTACGGGGACTGGCAGGAACGCGAATTGGTCGCCCCGCTGTAACGGCATCCGGTTTCGGAGCGAACCTGTTGCGATCGGACATGCCCGCGGTGAAGGCTACAAGACCGCGAATGTCTGGGAAGGACCGGATATGTCTTGGTAACCATGCCTCTTACAAGACGGCGGCATGATTTTCGGGACTCATGTCTGTTATCTAGAATTGGGGGGATCGGACTGCTTGGCGTGATTTCTTCTGAGCCGCTTTAAAGAGTTGCTCCACATCGTCCATAGTTTGTTGAAGGACGCTGCCTTTAATCATTCCATCGAGTCCCATTAGGTATTCATATACACGATGCTGGATTGCTTCAAAGGCTTCTCTTAGATCATCGGGTGCGACGATGGACAGTTCTAAGTTTCGTTCTTCTAAGATGTCGAGAGCCTTAACGATGTCTGTGAAGGCGTCGGCGGCCTGCTGGTCTGATTCGGCGGCTTCCTCGGCGTCGATTTCTTCCCATTCGGCTTCTTCGTTATCAGCAGGTCGGGTTCGACCACCGCCTCTCGGTGCATGGGTACCAAATTCGTTTGGTTCTCCTGACGTGAATGTGGGTCCCGTTATCTCTGGTACGGGAGCCTGACTTCCACCGGTCCGCAGGCGAGCATGATCAACGCCAACGCGGCCTCGGGACTGTGGAATCCGTAGGAGCGGCGGGTCATGGTGCGGATCTTATTGTTCAGGCCCTCGTGCTTCCCATTGGACAGCCCGCGGGTCACCGCGGCATGGACCCCGTCGATGTGCCCGCGCAGGGTTGCCCCGGCCTTCATGAACGGCCCCAACCCGCTGGTGGTGGCCGCATCGCACCAGGACTGGATCATCGCCATCAC
This genomic interval carries:
- a CDS encoding DEAD/DEAH box helicase, producing the protein MGSSSFGQVLDQLYFSATDERDKGTKFERFMKRYLELEPMYADQFSQVWLWDEWPERNGQVDTGIDLVARDRYTGELTAIQCKFYDPARTLDKKQIDSFFTAAGKTDFAYGMVVSTTDKWSKHAESALEDQSKPMTRLRLADLADSTIDWSEFDLDRPEDMVQLDRKEPRKYQREAIDDVVTGFQDGDRGKLIMACGTGKTYTSLKIVEEMVPVGGSALFLVPSIALLQQTLNEWSAQATVALRPLAVCSDTKVGRREHEDVSVHDLAFPATTDPQKLFYRASISTGTETVTVVFSTYQSIDVIAQAQGLGLPEFDLILCDEAHRTTGITEATHDDSAFVRVHDQGYLKAKKRLYMTATPRIYVQESKATAAENDVAVYSMDDEAVFGPEFHHLGFGKAVEMGHLADYKVLVLAVNEEAVSRSFQGLFEENGDLSLDDAARIVGCWNGLSKRGINGERLSIGDSSPMNRAVAFARNIKESKKLAEQFELIGRQLLVEDEQALKLEAEHVDGTFNVLERSAKLAWLQEPDTTNTCRILSNAKCLTEGVDVPSLDAVLFLNPRNSQVDVVQAVGRVMRKTEGKEYGYIILPIAVPATSDPETALNDNKKYKVVWDVLQALRAHDDRFEAMINKLDLNGNSNGKIDVITVADPFGAGAGDGPGEEDGSKKADGQVTEALFHMANADEWRNAIFARMVRKVGDRRYWEQWAEDVKGIADRHIIRIRTILEGPDARVRDEFAVFLDGLRGNLNASITESDAIDMLSQHLITKPVFEALFEDYSFAAHNPVSQVMDSMVQVLEQYNLDSEVQNLEEFYRSVRVRAEGVETAEGKQKIITELYEKFFKLAFPRTAESLGIVYTPVEVVDFILRAVNDVLKKEFGVSISDEGVHVLDPFTGTGTFIVRLLQSGLIKPEDLLRKYTHELHANELLLMAYYIAAINIEATVHGLLRDHAIAAGTDPDAVGYAPFDGIVLTDTFQMTEDGDTLDEHVFTNNNARVTRQNNLDIRVIIGNPPYSVGQSSGNDNNANLKYPTLDESIRTTYAERSTGRLKTSLYDSYIRAIRWASNRVLNSNHGGVVCYVSNGGYIDGNTADGLRKTLTDEFHEIYIYNLRGNQRTAGEQSRREGGKIFDAGSRATVAVMLLVKRPGKVDACRLNYRDIGDYLDRKEKLAIIGGSTLGNIPWEQVTPNAEGDWINQRNDLFETFTPLGAKDSNDPAIFQTYSGGLKSNRDVWVYNSSQEKLRHNVESMVDFYNSEVDRYADAGAGLAVDGFVNRDPMKFSWDRADRQRLPRGTKYTVDRDRVFVSAYRPFTKQHVQFERHLNNTVYRLPVIFPKTDTDNVGFYIVGGGSDKPFSTLMVDAIPDLSFWGSGQGQFFPRFTYSQVTEGNDLFAELEASSSHAGPQRIDNITDASFVDYCRVYGPEVSKDDIFYYVYGLLNSAEYRGRFGADLKKILPRIPKVSDEARFRAFADAGRQLAGLHIGYEDAEPYPLVETDTGLTPQDNDYAKYSVKKMKYGGKAGAWDKTRIIYNGHITLDGIPIEAHQYMLGSRSAIDWILERYQVKTDKASGIVNDPNDWSREHQHPRYILDLIGRIVAVSMETNRIVNALPSLGLDEKGKQL
- a CDS encoding GIY-YIG nuclease family protein: MTAEIMNWTGHVLAGPRSGIAELVKRPEAKRTGIYVLLGEGSPTSPGGIKSYIGEGDDISRRLYEHTRSEDKEFWNRAILLTSKDTNLTKAHARYLEARLIALGHQAARSEIVNGTAPTPPALPESDVSDMEYFITQALIALPVLGINIFRAPATIPSPAENVNVSVKTAEFKLKLSNTGTMARAVEVDGEFTVRAGSPARGSWVGTANAAGYRPLREDLEREGAITIRDASAKDGAIFARDQVFASPSAAAAVILGRASNGRKEWIETTSQRTYGDWQERELVAPL